From the genome of Thermococcus chitonophagus, one region includes:
- the nurA gene encoding DNA double-strand break repair nuclease NurA, whose amino-acid sequence MLMLLTNGRIDRIADTLLEQLESTLKSINKDELLKSWKELPSPIRSKVYAIDGSRSISRLSGTVIYFLSSFAVGTGKQYRLVYANAMRYNYGVSEQIIRMQMETLENMLGYLAGKKLGREGLVLMDGTLTGSIIRPPVYPKDIESMSILRSILEEDRFDELVTQFIRELTNHYSKVEEELESSGHSDSPLKADESVKRFEKEYLQKTIFGYLRGKVRVKVRIEDFRRKSVPVTVLEKAVENGKSLEKLVDEIRKGEIEIYVSKEDLLDALHVLLTYLEYLYSLDKLLGLPKVAYVAKSFYTRNLAERLGLEVVDTALLDIIMRSILGSEREGYLDLDPIRPKHEIPDYLLKHFKNIEKILSNGINIAYVRFERGDVIYMVQSNRKIEEILPEMLYHKAGGYLRPLQLAHHGVKISYKEAKANLAILINMLRAKNPNLKIFVKYGRAPLE is encoded by the coding sequence ATGCTAATGCTCCTCACAAACGGCAGGATTGATAGGATCGCCGATACGCTCCTTGAGCAACTAGAAAGTACTTTGAAGTCGATAAATAAGGATGAGCTACTCAAGTCTTGGAAAGAGTTGCCTTCTCCTATTAGGTCTAAGGTGTACGCTATAGACGGGAGCAGGAGCATTTCAAGGCTAAGTGGAACCGTTATATATTTCCTCTCATCTTTCGCAGTTGGAACTGGAAAGCAGTACCGGCTTGTTTATGCCAACGCCATGAGGTACAACTACGGGGTTTCTGAGCAAATAATAAGGATGCAGATGGAAACCCTCGAAAACATGCTCGGCTATCTGGCTGGTAAAAAGCTCGGTAGGGAAGGGTTAGTTCTCATGGACGGGACGCTTACGGGCTCCATAATAAGGCCTCCTGTGTATCCAAAGGATATAGAGAGTATGAGCATATTGAGATCAATCCTCGAGGAGGACAGATTTGATGAACTCGTGACCCAGTTCATTAGAGAACTAACTAACCACTACTCCAAGGTTGAGGAAGAGCTGGAATCCAGCGGTCACAGCGATTCACCCCTTAAGGCCGATGAATCTGTGAAGAGGTTTGAGAAGGAGTACCTCCAGAAAACGATATTTGGCTATCTAAGGGGGAAGGTTAGGGTAAAGGTTAGGATAGAAGATTTTAGGAGGAAGAGCGTTCCCGTGACGGTTTTAGAGAAGGCTGTAGAAAACGGAAAATCCCTAGAGAAGCTCGTTGATGAGATAAGGAAAGGGGAAATTGAAATATACGTAAGCAAGGAAGATCTGCTTGATGCCCTACACGTCCTACTTACCTATCTTGAGTACCTGTACTCACTTGACAAGCTACTCGGCCTCCCTAAAGTGGCTTACGTTGCCAAGAGTTTTTACACGAGGAACTTAGCTGAGAGGCTTGGGCTTGAGGTCGTTGATACTGCACTTCTCGACATAATCATGAGGAGCATCTTGGGGAGCGAGAGAGAAGGTTACTTAGACCTCGACCCAATAAGGCCAAAGCATGAAATTCCAGACTACCTCCTTAAGCACTTCAAGAACATCGAGAAGATACTCTCCAATGGAATAAACATAGCCTATGTGAGGTTCGAGAGGGGGGATGTTATATACATGGTTCAGTCAAACAGAAAAATCGAGGAGATTCTGCCAGAGATGCTCTATCACAAGGCTGGAGGCTACTTAAGGCCCCTTCAACTTGCCCATCACGGCGTTAAGATCTCGTACAAGGAGGCTAAAGCAAACCTTGCAATACTGATAAACATGCTGAGGGCCAAGAATCCCAATTTGAAAATATTCGTGAAGTACGGAAGGGCCCCGCTTGAGTAG
- a CDS encoding DNA replication complex GINS family protein produces the protein MTEVLAVVLTDIGSWRKGDYISVDIGTFRELFKKGIVDLAGLHDFVKEVAALRYLEAKNTELQKLDEDFYEKVKLVEEVLLTRARRADAYALDTLRRFQDHVRKLKMTRLEKIFYAALIRPNSLEIENKLTKEEREFYRRWSEELRGFLDGGVVDE, from the coding sequence ATGACTGAGGTTCTGGCGGTTGTATTAACTGATATTGGGAGCTGGAGAAAAGGAGACTATATTTCGGTTGATATAGGTACGTTTAGAGAACTGTTCAAGAAGGGTATTGTGGATCTTGCTGGTCTTCATGATTTTGTGAAGGAGGTTGCGGCATTAAGGTATTTGGAGGCTAAGAATACGGAATTGCAGAAGCTCGATGAAGACTTCTATGAGAAAGTGAAGCTTGTGGAAGAAGTTTTGTTGACAAGGGCTAGGAGGGCTGATGCTTATGCTTTGGACACTCTCAGGCGCTTCCAAGATCACGTGAGGAAGCTCAAGATGACTAGGCTTGAGAAGATCTTCTATGCTGCTTTAATTCGCCCCAACTCTCTCGAAATCGAGAATAAGCTAACAAAAGAGGAGAGGGAGTTTTACAGGCGTTGGAGTGAGGAGTTACGCGGATTTCTCGATGGGGGTGTTGTGGATGAGTGA
- a CDS encoding coiled-coil domain-containing protein yields MARRGAPKRLKEPVENIHLQLQISYVRKLDERRGSLSRREFIEMLLDASDANVAEVMRELEEYKRLTSKLEKDYAELEAKFLKLQDDYERVLKERDALREEVKALKAELAELKRQLKMSARERQAEDLKLEIYEILDKYGRDGSIKMLDLLKRLGYSGDYLRHAKEFLERWFVDEGKILVSEELGLVVEKDLRFRELGWIVRIAKRDDGKFRSSGIVEGVIA; encoded by the coding sequence ATGGCAAGAAGAGGAGCTCCAAAGAGATTGAAAGAACCTGTTGAAAATATTCATTTACAACTTCAGATCTCATACGTTAGGAAACTAGATGAACGTAGAGGTTCCCTTTCGAGACGTGAATTTATAGAAATGTTGCTCGATGCATCGGATGCAAATGTTGCAGAAGTTATGCGTGAGCTTGAGGAGTATAAAAGGCTTACTTCAAAGCTCGAGAAGGACTATGCTGAGCTTGAGGCTAAGTTTCTGAAGCTTCAGGATGATTATGAGAGGGTTTTGAAAGAGCGTGATGCTCTTCGTGAGGAAGTGAAGGCTCTGAAGGCTGAGCTGGCCGAACTCAAGAGACAGCTAAAGATGAGTGCAAGAGAGCGCCAGGCTGAGGATCTCAAGCTCGAAATCTACGAAATCCTCGACAAGTATGGTAGAGATGGCAGTATAAAGATGTTAGATCTTCTCAAGAGGCTTGGATATTCTGGTGATTACTTGAGGCACGCGAAAGAATTCCTGGAGCGCTGGTTTGTTGATGAGGGCAAGATTCTGGTTTCTGAGGAGCTTGGGTTGGTTGTTGAGAAGGATTTGAGGTTTAGGGAGCTCGGTTGGATTGTTAGGATTGCAAAACGGGATGATGGGAAATTTCGCTCATCAGGAATAGTTGAGGGGGTGATTGCATGA
- a CDS encoding AbrB/MazE/SpoVT family DNA-binding domain-containing protein: MVNRIKNIIGSKTSKHISIIRKLKEAQRMQETPEPLAKYPTKVMVQGRITLLTPIREYYNIELGDFIEVIIRKKDNEKVHRGHFLARVYDKGYMTIPKGLRDEIGIKPGDFVEVLIVDIIKPEELLGDKAKFLRNILRGKYEIITRDQEIRILSRA; the protein is encoded by the coding sequence ATGGTAAATAGGATAAAAAACATTATAGGTTCAAAAACGTCTAAACATATAAGCATAATAAGAAAGCTCAAGGAGGCACAAAGAATGCAAGAAACACCAGAGCCACTAGCTAAGTATCCAACAAAGGTAATGGTTCAGGGGAGAATAACCTTACTAACTCCCATTAGGGAGTATTATAACATAGAACTTGGGGATTTCATAGAGGTGATAATAAGGAAAAAAGACAACGAAAAAGTACATAGAGGACATTTTCTAGCCCGAGTATATGACAAAGGCTATATGACAATTCCAAAAGGCCTAAGAGACGAAATCGGGATAAAGCCAGGAGACTTCGTTGAAGTATTAATTGTAGATATAATTAAGCCAGAAGAGCTATTGGGAGATAAGGCCAAATTTCTTCGCAATATCCTCAGAGGCAAATATGAAATAATAACTAGAGATCAGGAGATAAGAATACTAAGCAGAGCCTAA
- a CDS encoding DUF4145 domain-containing protein, giving the protein MGSIAAKEYMVKAKPYDHFEIVVSIRPQGGGLNISVGFYNHPLKPGPTPNIEIWYPIVGYVGYRDRSNLFTIGHLYHFSRDISLHSVGRVFQGLLRPGDPPIEIEFFVKVPLEHAEKMKEIADKRGVLSLIVALQFSALYDQGKIGQRTMNYEINLPFEIPRESIEEWVAYWTGIYAYYVELPKTTPEEVFHDYVEAIKAYNVGAYRASVAMARRALQQALIDKGASKKKTLHQQIEELFERGLLDKATKSLADSVRYFGNYGAHPQDDMLAQVTKEDAKLVLDVLRKILCILYQAKDK; this is encoded by the coding sequence ATGGGAAGTATTGCTGCTAAGGAATATATGGTTAAAGCTAAGCCTTATGATCACTTTGAAATTGTTGTAAGTATTCGTCCCCAGGGTGGTGGTCTAAATATTAGTGTCGGGTTCTATAATCATCCTCTGAAACCTGGCCCTACTCCAAACATTGAAATATGGTATCCCATAGTAGGATACGTTGGGTATAGGGATAGAAGCAACTTATTTACTATAGGTCATCTTTATCATTTTTCAAGAGATATTAGTCTGCATTCTGTTGGGCGGGTTTTCCAAGGACTTTTACGCCCCGGTGATCCTCCTATAGAGATTGAATTCTTTGTAAAGGTTCCACTAGAGCATGCAGAAAAAATGAAAGAAATTGCTGATAAAAGAGGTGTGTTATCTTTAATTGTTGCTTTACAGTTCTCAGCTTTATACGATCAGGGAAAGATAGGTCAAAGAACAATGAATTATGAGATCAATCTTCCATTTGAGATACCTAGGGAAAGTATTGAAGAGTGGGTAGCTTATTGGACAGGTATCTATGCATACTATGTTGAATTGCCAAAAACGACACCAGAGGAAGTTTTTCATGACTATGTTGAGGCTATAAAGGCATATAATGTGGGAGCATATAGGGCTAGTGTTGCAATGGCGAGAAGGGCACTTCAGCAGGCCTTGATTGATAAGGGTGCTTCTAAAAAGAAGACATTGCATCAGCAAATAGAAGAGCTCTTTGAAAGGGGCCTTCTGGATAAGGCTACAAAGAGCTTGGCTGATAGTGTCAGGTATTTTGGGAATTATGGAGCCCATCCTCAGGATGACATGCTTGCGCAAGTGACTAAAGAGGATGCAAAATTGGTTCTCGATGTTCTTAGAAAGATTCTGTGTATCCTTTACCAGGCCAAGGATAAATGA
- a CDS encoding helicase HerA domain-containing protein encodes MVEAVINAATTFPRQRNIILVGKANQVDETGSTYRYLELTEEDANHMVFLGPSGFRKTTAMKALIQEIWTKTSWGRDREKPLIVVFEAKYDRAKAQAVKNTFITLLKEKGEKWLKDRFGEEHYKEMKFYITLLMNPGMAGSIGLMGDFALAWGNILGLQKIDSRNTELSNFGLRPEPFPMRRIVFNPTRELHHIAYDSGPEAEIIATKIKYSRLNFEDLAKLLNLNNYTIYSGVIKEAWDHLKIRDPDEVLHRAKEIYQEMLEFLEIESAKPNMSLWGVKATMERLKSNPLFEKDGKDLIDIIDNDKINVIDFSQNSRLTLEEKKLIFRKIIEYLMNEYAQIKETAIFIVGDEIQKYLDDHTGRKIISSLFREGRSNQINLFAATQYLHSLPSELIYGASHIAILGFLTSADDTRLLRKLIPDFELKYHQPLARTPGEVEKLRREHKGRGYIIINKLFTERILFRPSQTL; translated from the coding sequence GTGGTAGAAGCAGTAATAAACGCAGCAACAACATTTCCGAGACAAAGAAATATAATCCTTGTTGGAAAGGCAAATCAAGTTGATGAAACTGGAAGCACCTACAGGTACCTAGAACTTACCGAGGAAGATGCCAACCATATGGTATTCCTGGGACCATCAGGATTTAGGAAAACCACCGCAATGAAAGCCCTAATACAGGAGATATGGACAAAAACTTCCTGGGGTAGAGACAGAGAGAAGCCACTAATCGTAGTCTTTGAAGCAAAATATGACAGGGCAAAAGCACAAGCAGTCAAAAACACATTCATAACACTCCTAAAAGAAAAAGGAGAAAAGTGGTTGAAGGACAGATTTGGAGAAGAACACTACAAGGAGATGAAATTTTACATAACCCTCCTCATGAACCCAGGAATGGCAGGCTCAATAGGACTCATGGGAGACTTTGCACTAGCCTGGGGCAACATCTTAGGGCTACAAAAAATAGACTCAAGAAACACAGAACTCTCAAACTTTGGCCTAAGACCAGAGCCATTCCCAATGCGGAGAATAGTCTTCAACCCAACAAGAGAATTGCATCACATAGCCTATGATTCAGGACCAGAGGCCGAGATAATAGCAACGAAAATCAAGTACTCAAGGCTAAACTTTGAGGACCTCGCAAAGTTGCTCAACCTCAACAACTATACCATATACTCAGGAGTAATAAAGGAAGCATGGGACCACCTAAAGATCAGGGATCCAGATGAGGTCCTGCATAGAGCAAAGGAAATCTACCAAGAAATGCTCGAATTCCTTGAAATAGAATCAGCAAAGCCTAACATGAGCTTGTGGGGAGTAAAAGCCACAATGGAAAGGCTAAAAAGCAATCCACTTTTTGAAAAAGACGGAAAAGACCTCATTGATATTATAGACAATGATAAGATAAACGTCATTGACTTCTCACAGAATTCACGCTTAACCCTTGAAGAAAAGAAGCTCATTTTCAGGAAAATAATCGAGTACCTGATGAACGAGTACGCCCAAATAAAAGAAACAGCAATCTTCATAGTTGGCGATGAAATACAAAAATACCTAGATGACCATACAGGAAGAAAAATCATAAGCAGTCTGTTTAGGGAAGGAAGAAGCAACCAAATAAACCTCTTCGCTGCAACCCAATATTTACACAGCCTACCGAGTGAGCTAATCTATGGAGCATCACATATAGCAATTCTAGGGTTTCTTACAAGCGCAGATGACACCAGATTATTAAGGAAACTAATCCCAGACTTCGAGCTTAAATACCACCAACCTCTTGCTAGAACCCCAGGAGAAGTTGAAAAGCTGAGAAGAGAGCACAAAGGGAGAGGATACATTATCATAAACAAACTGTTTACTGAAAGAATCCTTTTTAGGCCCTCACAAACCTTGTGA
- a CDS encoding LolA-like protein, protein MERFSPSPTPSPFVVTLKVFLITFAFASAYLTYSTFHTKDPLTERLFKLGYPTEGYIIENGTIKFANGIVVKIQGTYIESYKITAEDALKLANQYLADYNSKLREYNYELVVDEKTLREEEKDGTLYWVFDMKLKKGHSSWYVGSIWIDRKTGLVAVKGILG, encoded by the coding sequence ATGGAACGCTTTAGCCCCTCACCCACTCCCTCTCCATTTGTAGTAACCCTTAAGGTTTTCCTCATAACCTTTGCCTTTGCCTCAGCTTACCTCACCTACTCAACATTTCATACAAAGGATCCACTAACGGAAAGGTTGTTTAAGCTAGGCTACCCAACAGAAGGCTACATCATAGAAAACGGCACAATAAAATTCGCAAATGGCATTGTGGTGAAAATTCAAGGCACATACATTGAGTCTTACAAAATTACCGCAGAAGACGCCTTGAAGTTAGCGAACCAATATCTCGCTGATTATAACTCAAAGCTAAGAGAGTATAACTATGAATTAGTAGTTGACGAAAAGACATTAAGAGAAGAGGAAAAAGACGGCACCTTATACTGGGTATTTGATATGAAGCTGAAAAAGGGCCATTCTAGTTGGTATGTTGGCTCAATTTGGATTGACAGGAAAACTGGGCTTGTAGCCGTAAAAGGCATCCTGGGGTGA
- a CDS encoding peptidase associated/transthyretin-like domain-containing protein, whose translation MNAKSLLQLLIFLVILGLWYKIAWPLQDKVSIAVGALGGILLHWALTNKGNRNIINIRPFSAGWRVLLYDMLLLSFLFALLKQSNFALLEAFKNNVQNVVLTLSLVGAIGLDYGVEGGGMRKVSIIIALLVVLAAVSVQIGEVSALEVVDLSEAVLYNGAEYVNGGLSLPPNNAYAVINFTIPATYFEIHYSFGDPNGYGRMSFGFKFIDESGAGIGISFHGDNDGRSPWRYHLYLINIDGSKSLLESKDWNTTNKEVMLTVEFSGNHVIVKDILNNVTYSNYTLPTVVTGKIKSLTIGQHLLAGDWAWAVTSLYIYSIKVRYNTAPITINIKDALTNQPLDNVVVKEGDQVLGTINSGDSIELPKGTHTLTFEKSGYWSVTKTIDVQSDMTVEVEMYPSSAAVMIEAPSNITTFENTLTEVKLQIEPIAQEATKNAYLSVSGITPLEVRKGASIISSENGKYYLGDISSLTEITIKFKAGTPGTKTFSVTITSQDALGTKTYEATKQIVYTVKQLPFQVQLPSTWSVGENEVRINEASGQQVLITLSLLDPNGTEIWSDSYTFGPYEGHAFTVNIPAEGDYTLKVSWNGYTAVWSIKVNPAVSILTDTVNVGKGDIGTIKVKIRNPTSRTQYYTVVLEGGFIEGNVTKQIAVAPLSEKTIDIAFSVPKDVQFDAYDLTLRVLQGNATTYQGLVHVIIEDTGFSLPLGGEGPLGLPLWMWGVLGVVALLLIVREVRR comes from the coding sequence CTATCGCGGTAGGTGCCTTGGGCGGGATACTGCTTCATTGGGCTCTTACGAACAAGGGTAACAGGAATATCATCAACATAAGACCCTTTAGCGCGGGCTGGCGTGTTTTACTCTATGACATGCTCTTGTTGAGTTTTCTGTTCGCTCTGTTGAAGCAAAGCAACTTCGCTCTTCTTGAAGCGTTCAAGAACAACGTTCAGAATGTTGTTCTAACATTAAGTCTTGTTGGAGCAATAGGGCTGGATTATGGAGTGGAGGGGGGAGGGATGAGGAAAGTTAGCATTATTATAGCTCTATTGGTTGTTTTAGCGGCGGTTAGCGTTCAGATAGGAGAGGTAAGTGCTCTTGAGGTTGTTGATTTGTCAGAGGCGGTGTTGTATAATGGTGCTGAGTACGTAAATGGTGGGTTGAGTTTGCCTCCGAATAATGCTTATGCAGTGATAAACTTTACTATTCCAGCAACGTATTTTGAAATCCATTACTCGTTTGGTGATCCGAATGGTTATGGTAGGATGTCATTTGGTTTCAAGTTCATTGATGAGAGTGGGGCGGGAATTGGAATTAGTTTTCACGGTGATAATGACGGAAGATCCCCATGGAGGTACCACCTCTATCTGATTAATATTGATGGCTCCAAGTCATTGTTAGAGTCGAAGGACTGGAATACGACAAATAAAGAAGTCATGCTAACAGTAGAATTCAGCGGAAATCACGTTATTGTGAAAGATATTCTTAACAACGTAACTTACTCAAATTATACCCTCCCAACTGTTGTTACTGGTAAAATAAAATCACTGACGATAGGACAGCATTTATTGGCTGGCGATTGGGCGTGGGCAGTAACAAGCCTCTACATCTACTCAATAAAAGTAAGATACAACACAGCACCAATAACAATCAACATAAAAGATGCCCTCACTAACCAGCCCTTAGATAATGTAGTAGTCAAAGAAGGAGATCAAGTTCTCGGCACGATAAATTCAGGAGACAGCATTGAACTCCCCAAGGGCACTCACACGCTCACTTTCGAGAAAAGCGGCTACTGGAGCGTCACTAAAACGATAGACGTCCAATCAGACATGACAGTAGAAGTAGAAATGTACCCATCAAGTGCTGCAGTAATGATAGAAGCTCCATCGAACATAACAACATTTGAGAACACTCTAACAGAAGTCAAACTTCAGATTGAGCCCATAGCTCAGGAAGCAACAAAGAATGCCTACTTATCAGTTTCTGGAATTACCCCTCTCGAGGTTCGCAAAGGTGCTTCCATTATTTCAAGTGAAAATGGCAAATATTATCTCGGTGACATTTCCTCTCTAACAGAGATCACGATAAAATTCAAGGCAGGCACTCCTGGAACCAAGACTTTCTCAGTAACAATAACAAGCCAAGATGCCCTGGGGACTAAAACATACGAGGCAACAAAGCAGATTGTATATACAGTTAAACAACTTCCGTTCCAGGTGCAGTTGCCAAGTACTTGGAGTGTTGGTGAAAATGAAGTAAGAATCAACGAAGCAAGCGGCCAACAAGTCCTGATTACTCTAAGTCTACTTGATCCGAATGGAACCGAGATATGGAGCGACAGCTACACCTTTGGTCCTTATGAGGGACATGCATTCACAGTAAATATACCAGCCGAGGGAGATTATACTCTTAAGGTTTCTTGGAACGGTTATACTGCAGTTTGGAGCATTAAAGTGAATCCTGCAGTTTCTATCTTAACCGATACTGTAAACGTTGGCAAAGGAGACATTGGAACAATTAAAGTCAAGATAAGGAACCCAACAAGCAGAACCCAATACTACACAGTTGTTCTTGAGGGAGGCTTCATAGAGGGAAATGTAACCAAGCAGATAGCAGTTGCTCCACTTAGTGAGAAGACTATTGATATCGCCTTTTCAGTTCCAAAGGATGTCCAGTTCGATGCATATGATCTTACGCTAAGGGTTCTGCAAGGAAATGCTACCACATACCAAGGCCTTGTTCACGTGATAATAGAGGATACAGGGTTCTCACTACCACTTGGAGGAGAAGGACCTCTCGGGCTGCCGTTGTGGATGTGGGGTGTTCTAGGAGTAGTAGCCCTTCTGCTTATCGTTAGGGAGGTGAGGAGATGA